The Niabella beijingensis genomic interval GCACTGGGGTTGGCGCCTACATTCACTGCCCGGAAGGGCGTTAACCGGATATGAGGAATCACCGGAATTGGTGTCGGATCGGTGGTACCGGATTTGGTATGGACCGATCCAAAGTTAAACACCACGGAGAATACCGTTGCGGGTACAAACCCCGTTACATCTTCGGTATTGCGGATAGAAAATTGTTTTATACTATTATGAACGCCTGCATAGCCCGTCCAGCGCTGCCTTCCGCCAGGCAGGCGCTGTTGTGCAAATGACGCTTCCTCCCTGGTGAACAGCTCAATGGTACCTGTTGCATCATCGAGCACATGCGGTTCGCCAAAGACGCCGGCGCCGGCGCCGGCACCAGCGATTGTAATTAATGTGGATGCGATATTGCCGGGATCACCCGGAGGCAGCTCCAGCGCTGCATTGACCGCCGCGATCGTCCTGACCTCCGGTACTACCACACGCCCGGTGGCAACCGGAACGGGTTTTACAAATCCCTCATGCATTTTAAGCGTCAGTGTTCCGTTGTCATCCATCAGTGAGTCCTCATCGCTGAGGGTCAAAACGAGTGAATCTCCCGGCAGATAACGGATGGTGTCACCCAGGTGCACCACGATGCCCCGGTTGCCGCTTTGCAGCACAACCGATCCTTCCGGATGATTTTTAGCTGCCGCATCTGAAATCACGGTGCCTCCGGTGCGGTACCGGTCCAGTGCACGGTCCGTGCCGGTATATAATTGCCGGAGTGCTGCGATGGTTAACGGCGCAAGTGGTCCCTGTCCGCACCGGGGCTGACGAAACTGTACATCGGCAGTATCTCTTATAAAAAGCTGTTGCGTGGTAGTAAACAAACTGTAAATTCCAACGATCATTCCATTGCCTTCGGGAACTTTCAACCCGGCAAAGCCCGCATAACTGCTGTTTCTCAACACAACCGTTTTCTTCTGACAATCACGGATCGTAAAATTGACGGCATTTATTTTCTTTAAAGGGTCCGCATAGGTCTTTCCCGTATCGGCATCTGAGAACTGGTAGCCGTTCAGCTGCACGAGCATACTCTGCAGCGGGTTTTTGATATCTGTGGAAAGCTGATCCGGCGTGATCTGTTTTGGAACCACTTCATTACCGAAGGAGCCCTTAAGGATAAACTGATCAAACTGAACTGCCGGGATCCTGCCCAGGTTCAGATACGCGCCATCGCGAACAGAGTCCAGCCCCAGCTGAATCGTGCCTCCGTAATCACCCAGCATCATTCCCTGCAGCCTTATAAAAACCCTTCTTCCCGTCGGATAAGAAGTATAAACATTGTTACCATCCATTAAAACAGGAATGGCACCGGTCTCATCCTGTATTATGATCTGCTTGTAAAAATTTCCTGTGCGGTCATTGGCAGTTATTACACCGCTGATGATCTTTTCATCATAAATGGTCTGAAAGATCCCCACACCCTGGTAACGTTCTTTTAACTCTGCGATCGTCATATTCACGGTTACATCTGGATCTGCATTTACCGGGGGAATATCAAATCTCCGGTTGCAGGATACCATCAGCAGCAGGCTCCAAAATAAAATGATATTTTTTTTTGATACGGCAAGATATGTTTTCATGGAATTCTGTTTTAGTTGTTGAAAAATGGCCGATCCGGTCGTTTATTTCATCCGGACCATAACACTTGCGTAGTAGTTCAGTCCGTAAGCGTAATAATATTTGGGAGGAAACCGGTCCACATCCCGGCTTTCAGCATCAAACCGTAACTGTTCAAATCCTCCGGAACGCATGGTTTGAGTATTCAGTAGATTATTAATGCCGATATTGAAGACCAGGTAGGCTTGCCTGCGGCGCGGATGACTTCCGTGCAGGCGTTTTGTCCAGCCGCAGAAAAGATCAAGAGTGACCTGTGCCGGTAGCTGTTCCTGTGCGGTCATCCTGCTGAGGGAGCCTTCTGTTTCCGGGGAGGAAGGATCCGCATCACCTGTTGCCTCCGCAGTTCTCCGGATCGGATTGATGCTCAGCCAGGAATGATTGAAATAATTTCCCGTAAGACTGACGAACCAGTACCGGGGTGAACGGTAAAAAAGACCAGCACTATAAGCATCCTGCGGTGTGCCGGGTACCCGAAAATTTTTCATATACACTACCTGTTCAGCAAGAACAGCGGCGCTATTGTCCACTGTAACAACCGCATTGGGCCGGCTGTTATAATAATACCTCCCCGTTGCGATGGCAGCGTTAAGGCTCCAGGTGGATGTCAGTTTGATATCTGCCCCTGCCTCTCCGCCAAAATGAACCGTGCCCAGCCCACTCAATGCATAATTGACAAAATTCCGGTATTGATCGTGGTAGAAGGTCATTACATCATACGCACCATCAATCGTCGTGTAATATCCGGTCACAGACAGCTTTATACGCGGACTGTTCCATTTATATCCCGCTTCAAACGACTGTGTGGTTTCGGTCCGGATAGCGCCGCTTTGCAGGGTATTCCGGGTCCGCGGTGAAATGAACACGTTATCGAACAGGGGTGGTGTTTTATAATATCCGCCATTTATAAAAAAGTAATTCCGGCCATTGTACTTATAGGTAAGTCCTGCCTTCAGGGTAGGGGTTGCGAATTGCAGCCGTTTTGACGGGCCGTAAGACGCCGCAGGAAAAAGGCCATTGCGGTTGTATCCCTTCCTGTAGAACTGTTCATAATTAAGCCCGCCGGTAAAAAAGAACTCAAAACGGTTCAGACTGAGCAGCACCTGGGTCCAGGCCCCGAAGCGATGCAGCAGCAGCTGATAATGATACCCATATTGATCCCCTTCCCGCTTCAGCTGATTGGGATGATCCAGGTCATATTGAGCGGCATCGCGGTTCAACGGAAAATCCCTTTCTGCAAACTGGTTTACATTCAGCCAGAAATCACCGCCAAGAAGATCTTTGACCTCCTGGTAATATTCACTGGATTGTTTCTGGAAACTGCCGCCTGCTGTCACCGTTATCCGTCCGGAAATCGTTGTTCGGTATACTGAGCTGGTAATAATGCGCTGCTGCCGGTTCACCCGGTTGGATAAAATATAAAGCGAACGCCGCCCTTCTGCATCATTGCCCGGTATACCTTCAGCATCAGGTATTACAACTTTATTATTGCGGTTCACCTCGTAGAGGCGGTGCCAGTTTATCTGCAACCGGTCGGGATCGTTGTGCAACAGCTGCCGGAGATCCGAAGCCCGGTCCGGTTGTGTGGCAGCATAGTAACCAGGCAGGTAGCGGTAGTAATCCGGACGCGGGTCCGGCGCATTGTACCAGTCAAAGCCGGACAGCCGCTGCTTTCCGGAGCTATAAGCAAGAGTGGTGATCCAGTTTGAAGTTATGCCGGGTTGATATTCGTGCACAGCCATAATAACCGGCTGAACGGTTTCGGCAATGGCAGCATTCCGTTTCCTGCCGTTCTGATAGCCCCATGCGGGGTTGTAGAAATTGCTTCCGGCAAGATCCATTGCTTCCTGTACACTGGCCGTCTGACGGCCACTTTCTGTTGGTGCTCCAAAGGTAATCAGCGACAACAGCTGCCGGGATCCGATTCTCCTGTCTGCCGCTGCATAATAGCTCGCACTTCTGTAATAAGTGCCCGGCACATAGCCTTCCGCTGCATAACGGACGCTCCCCATAAAACTATAGGCCCAGCCTTTTTTATTAAACCCCGAGCTGTGTGTCAGCAAGAGACGATGCCGGTAATTACGGTTGGAAAGCGCGTACCCGGCCATTGTCTGCACCGGTTGTACTCCGGCGCGCATATCGGTATTTGTATTCAGACCCGGCCGACCCGGCGCAAAGTCGGTAACGCCCGGGCCATATACCTGTTGCCGTACGCGCATCATGTTGGTTAAACCCGACCACAGCCCAAAAGGGATCCTGCCATTATCCGGTCCTGTAAAGTCCGCATTGTTCAGGTAAACGGCATCCCCGTTATTATAGCCCCTCAGCCGGAAACGCAGGGGCGAAAAATTAAACGCCACAGCCGCCAGGTAAGGGTCCCTTCCTGCCGAAAGGACCGGGGAAACGGGCGCATTGTTGTCTTCACCGGTATCATCAATCAGCACAACAGGCAGTTCATCCCGGTCTCCGGCGTTCAGTATTCCGGCGGAATCAACAACAGGCAGGGTATCGGAGGAGGGCAACAGCTGTTGTGTCTTCCCTGAAATGCAGACAAACAGCAGCGTTAGCAATACGGCGGCTTTCATTTGGCATGAGTTTTTTGTAGGTTGTAAAAACCAAATATACTAAAAACAATGTATATTTATATTTATTAATATAATTTTTGTTAAACACACGCCATGTTAACCATCAGGTGCTTTTTTCTTTTTATAGGGTTTTATCCGTTTTGCAGTTTTCTTTTAAATGCCCAGCCCCGGCCTTATCAGACGGCGGTTGCAGCTTTTTATAACCTGGAGAACCTGTATGACACCCTTTTCCATGGATCCCATGATGACGCCGCTTTTACGCCGGACGGAGTAAAAGCCTATACAGGCGCTGTTTTCCGGGAAAAACTATCCCGGCTGGCATCCGTCATTTCCCGCATCGGCACCGACTTTAATCCTGACGGGCCGGCCCTTCTGGGTGTTGCTGAAGTGGAAAACCAGACCGTTCTGGATGCATTGCTGCAGCATCCTTTTATCGCCTCCCGCGGTTACCGGTCCGTACACTATGACTCCAGGGATGCACGGGGCCTGGACGTGGCGCTGGTCTATAATCCCCGTTATTTCCGGGTGTTAAAAAGCAGGCCCCTCTATGTAAAGCTGCCGCCGGATGTCAAGGATTTTATATATACCCGCGATATCCTCTGGGTAACCGGTTTGCTCAATGGTCAGAAGATACAGGTCTTTGTAAACCACTGGCCCAGCCGCTTCGGCGGTGAAAAAAAATCAGCCGCCGGCCGTATGGCTGCTGCCCTTACACTCAGAAAGATCATTGACACACTGATCCGGTACGATCCCATGACCCGTATCTTGGTTATGGGCGATCTGAATGATGAACCTGTCAGCAGCAGCGTTACAAAAGGACTCCGCGCCACATCACATATCGCCGAAATGGAAACGGGTGCACTGTACAACCCCTGGGCACGTTTGTTTAAGAACGGACAGGGCACACTTGCCTATCAGAATGCCTGGAGTTTGTTTGACCAGATCCTCCTGTCGGAAGCATTCCTGGATCAGCAGCAATCCGGCTTGTTTTTTTATAAGAATGAGATCTTTAAAACCGCCGAACTCATTGAAAACAGGGGCGCTTATAAAGGATATCCCCTGCGCAGCTATTCCGGTGATGTATACCGCGGCGGGTACAGCGATCACTTTCCTGTGTATATTGTACTGATTAAAAAAGTACTATAAAAACAACGGTTTAATTGTAAATTTTATAATTATACCGCTATCTTCAATAACAAATTGGTTTTCCACCCCGCCTGGATTAAATTTGACCACTTTTTGATCTTGACTTACAATTTTTAGTTTATATAATAATCTTGCGTAATTATGAAAGAAGTATCTGACATTGGAGTTATCGGTCTGGCGGTAATGGGCGAAAACCTGATCCTGAATATGGAAAGTAAAGGATTTCATGTAACCGCCTTCAACCGCTCGGTAGATAAAGTGGAGCATTTTGTAAACGGTCGTGCCAGGGGGAAAAATATCTATGGAGCTAAATCCATAGAAGACCTGGTAGGTTCATTGAAATCGCCGAGAAAAGTAATGCTCATGGTAAAGGCCGGTAAACCTGTGGATGACTTTATCGATCTTCTGATCCCGCATCTCGATAAAGGAGATATCATTATCGACGGTGGTAATTCTCATTTTCCCGACACTGAACGCCGTGTAAAATATGTAGAGAGCAAGGGATTGCATTTTATAGGCACCGGCGTTTCCGGTGGTGAGGAAGGCGCATTGCTGGGCCCCTCCATCATGCCCGGCGGCTCTAAAGAAGCGTGGCCGGCTGTAAAGCCGATCTTCCAGGGTATTGCGGCGAAGGTTGCCGACGGTGCTCCCTGCTGCGACTGGGTAGGTACCGGTGGTGCCGGTCATTTTGTGAAAATGGTACACAACGGTATCGAATACGGCGACATGCAGCTGATCAACGAAGTGTATCATATCATGAAGGACGTGCTGGGGATGTCGGCCGGTGAAATGCACGAAGTATTTAAAGAATGGAACGAAGGCGAGCTGGACAGCTATCTCATCGAGATCACGCGCGATATCCTTGCCTATAAAGAAGAAGACGGCACTCCTATTGTTGACCGTATCCTGGATACGGCAGGACAAAAAGGTACCGGTAAATGGACCGGGACCGTGGCCCTGGAACTGGGTGTGCCGCTGACACTGATCACCGAATCCGTATTTGCACGCTGTCTTTCCGCATTAAAAGAAGAGCGGGTGGCCGCTTCAAAAGTATTAACAGCAGGTCCCAAACCATCTTTCAGCGGCGATAAAAAAGCATTTATCGATTACCTGAGGGATGCATTGTATGCGGCCAAAGTGATCTCGTATGCACAGGGCTACCAGATGATGAAAGCCGCTGCCAAAGAATACAACTGGGAGCTCAGTTATGGCAATATTGCACTGATGTGGCGCGGCGGATGTATCATCCGTTCCCGTTTCCTTGGTAATATCAAAGAAGCGTTTGACAAAAACCCGGATCTGGCCAACCTGTTGCTGGATCCCTATTTTGCCGAAAAGATACAGGGATGCCAGGAAGGCCTGCGTACAGTGGCTGCAACAGCCGTACAGAACGGGATACCGGTTCCCTGTCTGGGTGCCGCTATCAGCTTTTACGACGGGTACCGGTCGGAACGGCTGCCGGCAAACCTGCTGCAGGCACAGCGGGATTATTTCGGGGCACATACCTACGAAAGAACAGATAAGCCCCGCGGCCAGTTCTTTCATACCAACTGGACCGGAAGAGGTGGTGATACGGCATCTACCACCTACGACGTATAAAATTGATTTATTGCAGTGGAGCGGCTGTCCCTTTCGGATGGCCGCTTTTTTGTGACAGTACCCTGCTGATTTTCTCAGCGCCTTTCAAATACCTGCTGTCCTCCGGAAAAGGTCCGGAGTACCGTTGTTTTCAGCAACGCTGTCTCCGGAGCGGTCATCAGGTCCTGATCGAGTATTACAAAGTCGGCCAGCTTTCCCGGCTCCAGACTTCCTTTTTCCCTTTCTTCAAAAGCAGCGCGGGCGGCCCAGATGGTCATTCCCCGCAGAGCCTGCTCACGACTTAGCGCATTGTCAACCTGGAATCCTCCTGCAGGAAATCCTTTGGCATCTTTCCGGACCACCGCTGCATAAAATGTTTTGAACGGCGACAGGTCTTCCACGGGAAAATCAGTACCAAGGGGCAGCCAGCCGTTCTCATTCAGCAGTTGCCGGTTGGCATAGGCGCCCTTCAGCCGGTGTTCACCCAGCCGTGCGCCGGCCCAGTACATATCGGAGGTGGCATGGGTCGGTTGCACGGACGGGATAATGGAATAATCCCCGAAGAAATGAAAATCGTTTTCATTCACCACCTGCGCATGTTCGATCCGCCAGCGCAGGTCATTCTTTCCTCCGAGATATCGGGCGTAAATTTCCAGCAGCGTGCGGTTGGCACTGTCGCCGATGGCATGCGTGCACATCTGCCAGTTGTTCTTTGAGATGAGCCGGGCCATGGAGTCGAAATGCGGCGCTGCGCTCAACAGGAATCCTTTCCAGCCGGGTTTATCCGAATAATCATCCAGTAAACAGGCGCCCCTTGAACCCAGCGCACCGTCTGCGTATAACTTAAATCCCTGTACATGCAGGTAATCATTTCTGATCACACCTTTTTTCAGAAGATAGTCATAGTTTTTTGATGCATCGCTCAGCAGAATATAAAGCCGCATCTTCAGATCACCGGCCTGCTGCAGCCGGCCGATGGCTTCAACCGCTTCATAATCCAGCCCGCAGTCATGTATCGAGGTAAGTCCTGTTGCAAAGCATTGCTGCTGCGCCTGCAGCAGGTACTGTTTCATTTCAGCAGCAGATGCGTCCGGTATAACGGAAGCCACTTTTTCCATCGCATTGTCAATTAAAATACCGGTAAGCCGGCCATCCCTTGTTTCATATGTACCTCCTGTTATGGTATCGCCCGCTTTTACACCAGCCAGTTCCAATGCCTTTGCGTTGGCGATAGCAGCATGACCGTCGATACGTGTCAGATAAACCGGGGTATTCGGATACTGTTTGTTCAGTGCCTCATTGGTGGGGAACTGTTTCACGGGCCAGTCGTTCTGATCCCATCCGCCACCCACCAGCCAGGCAGCCGCATCACGATTAGTTTTAAATCCCTGCAGGCGCTGCAATATATCTTCCCAGCTGGTGGTATTCACCAGGTCCAGCGTTCCGAGCCGTTTTGCATATCCTGCAAAATGCGCATGGGCATCAATAAAGCCCGGGTAGATAAATTTTCCGCCGGCATCCAGCCGGTCTTTGCAGTGGTAGCGGCTTTCCAGTGCTGCACGGGTACCTGTAGCCACCACCTTTCCATCCCGTATCACCATTGCCTCAGCTTTGCTGAATAAACTGTCGACGGTATAGAGTGTCGCATTATAAATCAGCAGGTCGGCATTGTCCTGTGATTTACAGGCCGCAATCATGCAGCAGGCCAGGAAGATCATGGATAAAGAGCGCATAGTCTGAATTTAAAACGAATATAAAAAAATAGCAGCGCTTTTAAACGCTGCCATTAATTGCTTGTTGTCAGAAAAAATATATGAGAAACTTAGTTGAGGTATTTTAAAAGCTCCTCACTCATGGGTTCTACCTTCGACGGGAACACAGTAATCAGCGCACCCTTTTCATCAATCAAAAACTTCGTAAAATTCCATTTGATCGGATCTTTTATGCCTTTCTTCTCTGCTTCAGCAATTAAATACTTATAAATGGGTGCCATATCATCCCCCTGGACCGACACCTTTTTTGCCATTGGAAAACTTACCCCATAATTCCGTTTGCAGAACGCTGCGATATCTTCGTTACTGCCGGGCTCCTGCGATTTAAAATTATTTGCCGGAAAGCCCACGATCACCAGCTTGTCCCCGTATTTCTTGTACAGTTCCTCAAGCCCCTCATACTGATGTGTGTACCCGCATTTACTGGCCGTGTTCACCACCAGTATTTTTTTTCCTTTGTAATCGTTGAAATTGATAGACCCGCCGGTGAGCCCGTCTACCTTAAAATCATAGATAGAGCTTGCTGCAATACCTGCAGCCAGCATCAATGTCATTAATAATAGTTTCATAAACTGCTTTTATCTAATAAAGATAACAGGATTTTTTTATCCGGTATGTTAATCCCTCCGGGTCAGCTGCTGGCAAAACAAAGGGTCACAACACTTAATCGCACACCGGGGATTTCTAAGAGGACGCTTCCACAGGCCTCAAGGGTTGCACCGGTGGTAACGACATCGTCTACCAGCAGCAAATGCCGGTTCTCGGCGATTGCCGGGTGGCCCAGGCTGAATTTTCCCTGCATATTGGCCCAGCGTTCAATGCGGCTCTTCGTTGTTTGCGTTTCAGTGGATGCATTTCTGTAAACCAGGTCGGTACAAACCGGCTTGCCCAGTACTGCGGCGATACCTTCACAAAGCAGCGCCGCCTGGTTATATCCTCTTTTGCGCATCCGGGCCCTGTAAAGGGGCATGGGCACAATAAGATCCACGGTTTGAAAACGTTGCGCCCGTTGTAAGGCATTTCCCAGGAGCATCCCCAACTGAAGGCCCAGCTGCTGATTGCCCCGGTATTTGAACTGATGCAGGATGAATTGCAACGGCGTGTGCTTTATAAAATAATACTGTGCGCTGGCAGCTTCTAATTTTAACCGGCCTGCAAATATTTTTTCAACAGGATTATCCGGATGCCCTTCAAAACCGGTAACAGGCAGCTCATTCAGGCAAAGCAGACAAAGCTCGCCGGCAGCCGGAAGTACATCCGTTCCGCAGCCGGCACATACATGCGGATAGAACAACTGCAGCAAGGCATTGCGTAAACGCAGTAAGGCATTCATTGATATTAGCTTATTATCAAATATAACAAGTAAATGACCTAAAGCCCAAATTTTAATGTACCTTTGAAGTTGTTTTTGACCACTAATTAAAATTTATTCTGTCCACTTTATGCAGTGGCATAAATGAAAATTATGGGTTTGTCCTCTACCTCTTCTATCGATACCATCGTTGTATCGGCACATGCTGACTATAAGAAAAACGTAAAGGCTTTTCTCAGACAGCATACCACATTTCACTTCAGGGTCGCCGTTGTTGCAGACTCCTGGAACAGTTTGTTCTGTATTCCCAAGACCACATTCGATAAGCCCCCGCTTATCTTATTCGGAAATGATCTTACCCTTCCGGATACCTTGGCCGGCCTCTCCACTTTCGTCCGGTCTTTTCCGGGGGCCATCCTTGTAGCCCTCGGCGAGGTGGCGGACCTGAGCCTTCTGCTTAAATACATCCGTATCGGAGTGAGAGGGTTTATCCCTCCTTCTTTTCCTGCCCCGGAGTTTAATGAAGCACTGAAGCAGGTCATCAGCGGCGGGGCATTTATCAGCGCAGCAGTGACCCGCAATATATTTGACTATCTCAATCATACAATAGAGCTGGCGGATAAACTGACCCTGCGGCAACAACAGATCGTGGAAGGAATCATTGCAGGACTGAGCTATAAACTCATCGCCCATAAGTACCGGATCTCCATCGATACGGTACGCGAGCATATCAAGAATATTTACAAAACCTTTCAGATAAACAGCAAGGCCGAACTGATGGCATTGCTTAAGATCCACTACCTCTAATCACATCTTTATGTGGTAGCTGCCGGTTGCGAATTAGTGCACCGGCGATGTACTTTTGTACCAGGTTAACAACCACTTTCTGCTCAATACTGCTTATCTGTTTGTGCGTACTATTTTTTTTATCCTGGCATTTTTTTGCAGCCTGCCTGCAGCAGCACAGCAGCATACTATCGTTTATGGCTTCAGGCTGGATACGGTGGCGATCCGCTCCGGTGAAACTTTTTCCAACAGCCTCTGGATTCAAAACAACAGCAGCGCAGCGGTCGTTCTTTTTGAGGTCCGTTCACCCGGAACAAAGAAAGCATTACTGCATCTCCCGGACAGTATCTTCCTGCAGCCCCGCGAAAAACGATGGTTCCCGCTTAAATACTTTGCCAACCGCGAAACCATCCAGAGCAATATACAGTCCTTTACCATTCAGCTTGCAAGCCGGCAGCAGGCGGTTCCGGTTCAGGGTAGTGCCCGCTTTCTCACCCGGCTGGAGCAGGTATCAGGAATTGCTCTGGATACAGACGGACCCGAAGTATACCTCAGCCAGCTTTCCCGGCAAACAAAAGTAACCGTCTACTGTTACAACAGCGGCCTGGTCACCACCCGTTTCCACCTGGAATTAAGCCATATACCGGAAGGACTGGAATTCTCCGGCAATCCGGATGAACTGGAGCTGGCGCCCGGTACCCGGCAACAGGTTGTGTTGCTGGTCACCAATAAGCTTCGCAGTACCGTTGCTGCAGATTTCGCTATTATGATCCGCGCGCTGGATGTATCCGGAAATCAGCTTGCGGTAAAAAACCTGCGTATGCTGAACATCAGTGATGACCACCGGCTCACGCTGCGCCGGAACTCCTTTTCCCAGGCCCCGCCCAACACTATTTCATTGCGTTACTTAACAGTAAGCCCGGGTTTGTCGGCCTATCAGCTGCAGGGGAACGGTTCCTTCCCGCTGGCAGACAGTCAGCAATTACGCTACAGGATCAATGCGGATTACCTGAATCGCCCGGAACAAAAAGGGATCAACCTGTATGATACCTATATCGACTATCAATCAAAACGATGGGGCGTCCGTGCGGGTACCATCTATGACCTGCTCGACTTCAATTTAAACGGCAGGGGCCTCAGGGCTTCTTTCAAACCATCGGCCGGCCGCTCCCTTAGCATTTACGGAGTGGAGAACAACTACCTGCTTTATTCCAGCCATCCCCTGCTTCCCCAGAACAACGGCAATACTTTTGCCTTGAATTACACGGATACCCGGTCCGGCGCACGAAGCAGCTCCGTGCTGCTGCTGAGAAGCAGCAACAACCTGCTGCAAACCACTACCACTTTGTTATCCGGCAATATCACAATACCCACTGCCAGAAAGATCTTTCTTGGAGTGGAAGGCGGTTACAGTATGCTGCAGCCGGGAAAGGAGCAGCAACACCCGGGGTTTGCAGCAGGCATAAGATTTTTGCTGGAACGGGGGCAGTTTAACCTCTACAGTTACAATTACTTTTCCTCCCCTTACTATGGCGGCCTGAGAAGAGGGCTGTTGCAACTGGACAACAGTGTTTCACTGTCGCTGAACGGAAAAGGCACTGTTTCCGGTGCCCTACGCCTGCTGAACAATAACCCCAAACTGCTTTACTATTTCGGCAACGAATACCTCTCTGCTGCCAGTCAGTACGGCAATGCCGTTTACGAGATCGGCTATGCAAAACGCCTGGGGCTCTGGAACCTGACGCTGAAGCCCTATTACTTTACACAAACGATCACGCTGCAGGAGGCTGTCAAATGGCGTTCGGCATCTGTAAGGGGTAAGCTCACCGGCAGTTATTCCTTTGCATCACATACTGTTTTTATTGACGCGGACAACGGGTATACCTTTCAGAACACTTCCAGCAAGCCGGAAGCACCGTTTCTTTCCTCGCGTATCAACGCCTCTTACAAAAGCCAGGTACTGGGTTTTAATGCAATGGCACAATTTAACAGCTACTATCTTACAGACGCCCTTGCACTGCCTCTGGAGCGGCCCCGGTACACCTTCATATCACTGGGGCCAACAGCCAGTCTCGCACTCTTCCGGCAAAAGGTCCTTGCAAACACCGGCCTGATGTATAATTATTCGGGCTACAACCACAGCTCCAATTATTCTGTGAACAGCAATATCCGGTGGCGCTTGAAAAACAACTGGGCACTTGCAGCGGATGTACTTTACGGCGTCAATCTGCAACCTACCGCTTATAACGTATTGCAGGGATCCGGGGCCAGCTATGATCCGGGAGATCCTGCCGGCCGGTTCAGGTACTACAACCGCCAGTTACGGCTTGGCATCGAAAAAAGCTTTGGCCAGTCCTCCGACGGGAACAATTGCAGGCTGGAACTCGTATACTACGCGGATCTCAATGCCAACGGAAAACACGACCGCCGGGAACCGGCTGTCAGCAGTGTGCTGGTAAAGGTCGACGGGATTACGGCTGTTACCAATCAGAAGGGCAGTGTAAAAATCACCGGCGAAAGAAACAAGCGCTATACCATTTCGGTCATCAGCAACAATAACTGGAGCCTGCTGGAGCCAACGGAAATAACATTACGAAAAAATACCCGGCTCGAGATCCCGCTTGTTAAGACCGAGCTCCTCACAGGAAAACTGGTGTACACCGCCGAAAAATATTCCGATACACCTCCCGTGCCTTCAGGCCTGCGGGTAAAAGCCACATCCGCCGGCGGTGCCGTGTTTACAACGCTCACCAATGAGCAGGGATTGTTTCAGCTGTATCTTCCGGAAAATACGTATACCGTTACTATGGAGACCGCGGGACTTCACTTTGTGCTGCTCTCGGAAAATAAGCCGGTTACCATGCAATACAATCATCCGAAAACGCTCGAACTGAACTATACCTACCGGGAGCGGAAGGTAGAGGTCACCCGGTTCGACTGACGCGATCAATGTGCCGTGAGGGTATAAATAACCGTCCCGGTGTAAATTCCACCCGGTTTA includes:
- a CDS encoding TonB-dependent receptor, translating into MKAAVLLTLLFVCISGKTQQLLPSSDTLPVVDSAGILNAGDRDELPVVLIDDTGEDNNAPVSPVLSAGRDPYLAAVAFNFSPLRFRLRGYNNGDAVYLNNADFTGPDNGRIPFGLWSGLTNMMRVRQQVYGPGVTDFAPGRPGLNTNTDMRAGVQPVQTMAGYALSNRNYRHRLLLTHSSGFNKKGWAYSFMGSVRYAAEGYVPGTYYRSASYYAAADRRIGSRQLLSLITFGAPTESGRQTASVQEAMDLAGSNFYNPAWGYQNGRKRNAAIAETVQPVIMAVHEYQPGITSNWITTLAYSSGKQRLSGFDWYNAPDPRPDYYRYLPGYYAATQPDRASDLRQLLHNDPDRLQINWHRLYEVNRNNKVVIPDAEGIPGNDAEGRRSLYILSNRVNRQQRIITSSVYRTTISGRITVTAGGSFQKQSSEYYQEVKDLLGGDFWLNVNQFAERDFPLNRDAAQYDLDHPNQLKREGDQYGYHYQLLLHRFGAWTQVLLSLNRFEFFFTGGLNYEQFYRKGYNRNGLFPAASYGPSKRLQFATPTLKAGLTYKYNGRNYFFINGGYYKTPPLFDNVFISPRTRNTLQSGAIRTETTQSFEAGYKWNSPRIKLSVTGYYTTIDGAYDVMTFYHDQYRNFVNYALSGLGTVHFGGEAGADIKLTSTWSLNAAIATGRYYYNSRPNAVVTVDNSAAVLAEQVVYMKNFRVPGTPQDAYSAGLFYRSPRYWFVSLTGNYFNHSWLSINPIRRTAEATGDADPSSPETEGSLSRMTAQEQLPAQVTLDLFCGWTKRLHGSHPRRRQAYLVFNIGINNLLNTQTMRSGGFEQLRFDAESRDVDRFPPKYYYAYGLNYYASVMVRMK
- a CDS encoding DUF5689 domain-containing protein; the protein is MKTYLAVSKKNIILFWSLLLMVSCNRRFDIPPVNADPDVTVNMTIAELKERYQGVGIFQTIYDEKIISGVITANDRTGNFYKQIIIQDETGAIPVLMDGNNVYTSYPTGRRVFIRLQGMMLGDYGGTIQLGLDSVRDGAYLNLGRIPAVQFDQFILKGSFGNEVVPKQITPDQLSTDIKNPLQSMLVQLNGYQFSDADTGKTYADPLKKINAVNFTIRDCQKKTVVLRNSSYAGFAGLKVPEGNGMIVGIYSLFTTTQQLFIRDTADVQFRQPRCGQGPLAPLTIAALRQLYTGTDRALDRYRTGGTVISDAAAKNHPEGSVVLQSGNRGIVVHLGDTIRYLPGDSLVLTLSDEDSLMDDNGTLTLKMHEGFVKPVPVATGRVVVPEVRTIAAVNAALELPPGDPGNIASTLITIAGAGAGAGVFGEPHVLDDATGTIELFTREEASFAQQRLPGGRQRWTGYAGVHNSIKQFSIRNTEDVTGFVPATVFSVVFNFGSVHTKSGTTDPTPIPVIPHIRLTPFRAVNVGANPSAGGRFSFTSWPQTGFDAGKYYEILIQPEEGKALHISTIRFTFERSGTGVQQVAVRSGRDHFAANLPAAVPLPQNNIHILEGTIFQVKNTSGSTRQEGCTIRPGATFTDLRQPVVFRFYGFYALGSGGTFSIDDVEISGSTQ
- a CDS encoding endonuclease/exonuclease/phosphatase, which produces MLTIRCFFLFIGFYPFCSFLLNAQPRPYQTAVAAFYNLENLYDTLFHGSHDDAAFTPDGVKAYTGAVFREKLSRLASVISRIGTDFNPDGPALLGVAEVENQTVLDALLQHPFIASRGYRSVHYDSRDARGLDVALVYNPRYFRVLKSRPLYVKLPPDVKDFIYTRDILWVTGLLNGQKIQVFVNHWPSRFGGEKKSAAGRMAAALTLRKIIDTLIRYDPMTRILVMGDLNDEPVSSSVTKGLRATSHIAEMETGALYNPWARLFKNGQGTLAYQNAWSLFDQILLSEAFLDQQQSGLFFYKNEIFKTAELIENRGAYKGYPLRSYSGDVYRGGYSDHFPVYIVLIKKVL